In Bacillus sp. S3, the sequence AATGCCTAGTGTTGTTTTTGCCGAATCACCAAGTAACACATCGACACCTTGATTAATTAAACTGAACGAGATTTCCTTTCCTTTCGCTGGGTCCTCAAAAGAATTTGCATTGATTCGGGTGACAGTAACATCACCCCTTACTGTTTTTGCTCCTTTTAGAAATGCATTATAATTGGCCATAATGGTATTATCCTCAGTGCCTACTATATGCCCCAACTTCCCAGTCTCAGTCATCATACCCGCGGCTATACCCACTACATAGTTAACTTCCCAAGTAGCAAAATCTACCGCAGTAATGTTCGGCACTTTAAAATCCTCTGAGCCATAAATCAATACAAAATGTGTGTCAGGAAATTCAGGTGCTACCTTTTTCAGCGGTTCAATCATTCCCGGGAATGCTGTGATAATTAATTTGTTCCCCTGGCGGGCAAAATTACGAAGTGATGTCTCATATTCTGCTGGCTGTAGTGCTTCATAAACAGAAGTCTTCACCCCTAAATCGTTTTTCGCACGCTTCATTGCAGCATTCATATCATCCGCTGGACCGCCATCCCCAAGACTTTGTGGCAAGATTAAAGCAACCTTTTTTTCAGCTGTAGCTTTGTTGGCATTATCTTTGGAAACACCGCAACCCGTTAGAACCATTCCTACAATAACCATAATTGAAATGAGTTTAGAACATATTCTTTTCAACTTTCAACACTCCCTCACCATTCTTAGTCTTGAAGCATAGTGCCGTTTTTAAGAAATTAGTTCAATCCAGATATTTAATAATACACACTCTTCACTATTTTAGGAGATTAGTAGGGTGTGTTGCCTCCATCAACTGAAATCGATTGTCCACGAATAATCTCAGCTGAATCAGAGGCCAGAAAAGCTATAACTCTCCCAACCTCTATAGGTTGGATTAAACGCCCGAGCTGAGGCGGCCCCCAGGTTTCCCTTAAGGTTTCAACCGAAATAGCTTCAGCAGATTCCTGTACTGTCTGAACCATTAATTTTCTTAGCATTTCAGTATCTACTGCACCAGGGCAAACTGCATTTACGTTAATATTCATTGGGGCAAATTCCTTTGCTAAACTTTGGGTTAGGTTGATGACTGCGGCCTTTGATGCATTATAATGTGCTTGCCCGATGTAGCTTACTTTCCCCGCATTAGAGGCTATATTAACAATTCTCCCCGGCTTATGATCTTTGAATAACTGTGAAGCAAATAGTTGACTACAACTGAACATAGCCCTAACGTTAAGATTAAAGATCATATCCCAATCTTTGGTAGTTATATCAAAAATATTTTGAAGCTTCGTAATACCGGCATTATTTACGAGGATATCAATCCCCCCGAATTGTTTAATCGCACATTGGAATGCACTCTCAATACTTTCATCTTGAGTGATATCCATATATA encodes:
- a CDS encoding SDR family NAD(P)-dependent oxidoreductase, with the protein product MNNFMLSGRTAIITGGGSGLGTGIAQALGEAGANIVLGDINQEALENATASLKDMGIDVIGVYMDITQDESIESAFQCAIKQFGGIDILVNNAGITKLQNIFDITTKDWDMIFNLNVRAMFSCSQLFASQLFKDHKPGRIVNIASNAGKVSYIGQAHYNASKAAVINLTQSLAKEFAPMNINVNAVCPGAVDTEMLRKLMVQTVQESAEAISVETLRETWGPPQLGRLIQPIEVGRVIAFLASDSAEIIRGQSISVDGGNTPY
- a CDS encoding BMP family protein; translated protein: MKRICSKLISIMVIVGMVLTGCGVSKDNANKATAEKKVALILPQSLGDGGPADDMNAAMKRAKNDLGVKTSVYEALQPAEYETSLRNFARQGNKLIITAFPGMIEPLKKVAPEFPDTHFVLIYGSEDFKVPNITAVDFATWEVNYVVGIAAGMMTETGKLGHIVGTEDNTIMANYNAFLKGAKTVRGDVTVTRINANSFEDPAKGKEISFSLINQGVDVLLGDSAKTTLGIIEASKEKGILVIGDSSDHSQLAPSNVLMDTQIGFGNSVYDQIEKFVKGSLKGGLTTATFNNGGIGLTRNTELGKNVPELSDKLQEVNKKVDEAIEAIKSGSLVIERNISR